From a single Flavobacterium sp. genomic region:
- a CDS encoding DUF5675 family protein produces MVLFLTRTYFPEGTNGKLECEGKSICNTIELPWKMNETKVSCIPEGKYFIRKRYSAKYKWHLELVDVPKRKFILFHPANNAQKELQGCIAPVTKLSGPGLGLLSRKAFTKLKAFVYKALDNKESVVLIIQ; encoded by the coding sequence ATGGTACTATTTTTAACTAGAACTTATTTCCCTGAAGGAACCAATGGTAAACTCGAATGCGAAGGTAAATCGATTTGTAACACCATTGAATTGCCGTGGAAGATGAACGAAACGAAGGTTTCCTGCATTCCGGAAGGGAAATATTTTATTAGAAAGCGATATAGTGCAAAATACAAATGGCATTTAGAATTGGTGGATGTACCTAAAAGAAAGTTTATTCTTTTTCATCCTGCTAATAATGCTCAAAAAGAATTACAAGGCTGTATTGCTCCTGTTACTAAACTTTCTGGACCTGGTTTAGGTTTGCTATCGAGAAAAGCTTTTACGAAGCTAAAAGCATTTGTATACAAAGCATTAGACAA